TGTATAAAGAAAAGAAACCTGATGTTGTTTTAATTGATCTTAACATGCCTAACGGAACAGGAATTTATGCAATAAAAAAGATCCAAAAAATCAATTCAAAAGCAAAAATAATTGCAGTTACTGCAGATGGTAGCTCATCAACAGAAGAAAAATTAGAAAAACTTCAAGTTCCAATTATCCAAAAACCCTTTAAAATGGAACAAGTGATCTCCCAACTCTAAACTAAATTCCCATTTGTGGAACTTTTGAGACAATGTTATATTAAGATCTTCATATTTCAACATTAGAATGAGCAAGCGTGTTACCATAATGATTGACGATGATCTTGACAAAAAAATAAGAATGCGTCAAGCTAAATTGATTCAAACAGAACAAGCATCATATAGCTATTCCAAAGTACTAAATGACACACTAAGGAAAGTTTTGAAATAGTAAAATTTTCTTTTAATTTCTATACAAAGAATAAAGGTAATGAAAACCTATTACTGTTGATTAATCTTGGTTAATTTACTTGATCCAACAAATGTAATCACAAGAATGTTTGAAGCAAGAAAATATGAGGACATGTTTGAATATTGCAAAAAATTACTTGAGAAAAATCCAAATGACTTGCTTGGACTACAAAATGCTGGCTTGGCTCTATTACATCTAGATAAATTTGAAGAAGCGATATCTTTTTGTGAAAAGGTTTTAGACATTAAAAATTCTGATTCTTATGCTTTAAAAAATAAAATCTATGCACTTGAGAGTCTTAAAAAATACAATGAAGCAATAGAATGCTGTAACATAATTCTACAATCTAATCCTAAAGATGTCTGGGCACTCAATAGCATGGGATTATCTCTAAATGAGTTAGACAGACACGATGAGGCAATAGAATTTTACAATAAAGTGCTGGAATTAGATGAAAACGATACTACGGCACTTATGAATAAGGCAATTTCACTTACTCATCTTAAAAAATTCCATGAATCCATTCAATTTTATGATAAAGCTCAAACCTCAGACTCAAGCCTCAAAGAAGCAGCTATTGCCAAATCAAGACTATTTCAGAAATTAGGACTAGAGGATGAAGCCTTTTTGTCGGCCCAAGGTGTTTTGCTAAAAGATTTTGATAAAATTAAGAATGATGCAAAGAACAACAAATGCTCAGTTTTTCACCAATTTTGTGAAAATGAATATGAATTGTTAGAATCAAAAACAACATCTGACTAAATCAATTTATAAAAGAATTTTTCACAAAAAGTAATGTTTACTGGTATTGTAGAAGGAATTGGAAAAGTTGAAAAAATTTCTAAAGCTACCAAAAATCGCAGCGCAATTCAAATGACAGTAAATTTGGGAAAGCATTCTAAAGGTCTCAAAATTGGTCAAAGTGTTGCATTAAATGGTGTATGTCTAACTGTGACAAAATTATCAAAACCAAATTGTATTTTTGAAATGATAGAAGAAACTACAAAAAAGACAGATCTTGGAAATCTTAAACCTGGTGGAATAGTAAACATTGAACGAAGTTTAAAAGCAGGGGATAGACTTGAAGGTCATTTTGTTTTAGGCCATGTAGATGGTGTGGGAACTATCAAAAAAATCCAAAAGAAACCAAAAGAGGTTCAAGTTTGGTTTGAAGTTCCAAAAAATCTTGCAAAATATGTTGTAAAGAAAGGCTCGATCGCAATAGATGGAATTAGTTTAACGGTTGTAGATGTAAAAAAGAATCTTGCCTCAGTATGTTTAATCCCTCACACAATTGATGTCACAAATTTTCAAACAAAAAAAGTTGGCGACAAAATTAATATTGAAACTGATATTCTTGGAAAATACATTCTCAAATAAATTATAATTTACCACTTTTTTGGTAATTACCAATATTTTAGTAAACTTTATAATTAGAACAAAGCCGATTTTTTTGTACATGACACTAGAATCTGCACTTCAATCGTTAAAACGAGGCGAATTTGTACTGTTATTTGATTCAGCAGGCAGAGAAAATGAAATTGATATGGTAGTTGCAGCAGAATTTGTTACTCCAGAACATGTTGCAAGAATGAGACAACATGCAGGTGGTCTTTTATGTATAGCAATTGATAATGCATTTGCAAATTCTCTAGGATTACGATATATGCATGAAATTTTAGATGAATCTAATATTTCAAATAAAGAAATGATTATGGGGCTGGCTCCCTATGGGGATCATCCAACATTTTCGATTTATGTTAATCATTATCAGACATACACTGGAATTACTGACAAAGACAGATCCTTGACAATTACTGAAATGGCAAATCTTTACAATGTTGAAAACAAAAAGAAAAAATTTGTATCTTCATTCAAAACCCCTGGACATATTCCCCTCTTAATTGCCTCCAAGGGATTAATCAAATCAAGACAAGGACATACTGAAATGTCTGTTTATCTTGCTCAAATTGCAGGATTGACTCCTGTAACTGCTATTTGTGAAATGATGGATGCAGAAACTTATACTGCATTATCTGTTGATAAGGCAGAAAAATATGCAAAACAAAATGGAATTCCATTAATTGATGGGAAAGAGCTTTTAGAATACGCAAAGGTGCATTAATTTTGAATATTGCAGTAGTGGTCTCGGAATTTAATGAAAAAGTGACATCTAGGATGTTATCTGTTGCAGAAGAAAAAGCTGAAAAATTGAAGTTAAAAATAAAGTATACCTGTAGTGTCCCAGGAGCATATGATATGCCGATTATAGTGAATGCATTATTACAAAAAAAGGATGTTGATGGAGTTGTCACATTGGGTGCAATCATCAAAGGACAGACAAAACATGATGAAGTTATTGCACATTCAACAGCAAAGGCATTGACAGATCTTTCTATAAAATATGAAAAACCTGTCTCATTGGGAATTACTGGACCAGGTATGCAAGAAAGACATGCATATGCTAGAATACGCCCAGTAGCTGAAAGAGCAGTAGAGGCTATTTTGAAAATT
Above is a window of Nitrosopumilus sp. K4 DNA encoding:
- a CDS encoding response regulator; translated protein: MTKSVIVIDDDKDTVRLFSEFLEEKGIDVIGRGYDGVSAVKLYKEKKPDVVLIDLNMPNGTGIYAIKKIQKINSKAKIIAVTADGSSSTEEKLEKLQVPIIQKPFKMEQVISQL
- a CDS encoding tetratricopeptide repeat protein, producing MVNLLDPTNVITRMFEARKYEDMFEYCKKLLEKNPNDLLGLQNAGLALLHLDKFEEAISFCEKVLDIKNSDSYALKNKIYALESLKKYNEAIECCNIILQSNPKDVWALNSMGLSLNELDRHDEAIEFYNKVLELDENDTTALMNKAISLTHLKKFHESIQFYDKAQTSDSSLKEAAIAKSRLFQKLGLEDEAFLSAQGVLLKDFDKIKNDAKNNKCSVFHQFCENEYELLESKTTSD
- a CDS encoding riboflavin synthase: MFTGIVEGIGKVEKISKATKNRSAIQMTVNLGKHSKGLKIGQSVALNGVCLTVTKLSKPNCIFEMIEETTKKTDLGNLKPGGIVNIERSLKAGDRLEGHFVLGHVDGVGTIKKIQKKPKEVQVWFEVPKNLAKYVVKKGSIAIDGISLTVVDVKKNLASVCLIPHTIDVTNFQTKKVGDKINIETDILGKYILK
- the ribB gene encoding 3,4-dihydroxy-2-butanone-4-phosphate synthase; protein product: MTLESALQSLKRGEFVLLFDSAGRENEIDMVVAAEFVTPEHVARMRQHAGGLLCIAIDNAFANSLGLRYMHEILDESNISNKEMIMGLAPYGDHPTFSIYVNHYQTYTGITDKDRSLTITEMANLYNVENKKKKFVSSFKTPGHIPLLIASKGLIKSRQGHTEMSVYLAQIAGLTPVTAICEMMDAETYTALSVDKAEKYAKQNGIPLIDGKELLEYAKVH
- the ribH gene encoding 6,7-dimethyl-8-ribityllumazine synthase, with the protein product MNIAVVVSEFNEKVTSRMLSVAEEKAEKLKLKIKYTCSVPGAYDMPIIVNALLQKKDVDGVVTLGAIIKGQTKHDEVIAHSTAKALTDLSIKYEKPVSLGITGPGMQERHAYARIRPVAERAVEAILKITGELDRIKK